In a genomic window of Arthrobacter woluwensis:
- a CDS encoding helix-turn-helix transcriptional regulator, with translation MTEAEAWRKEVGGFLAARRRRAVRSDYGLPQAGRGKDVGLRREEVAFLSAISVTWYTWLEQGRKVNPSREVLTSLATVLRLDPAEERYLFTPFGYAAPAPSLGTAETTAHVQRLLDAIDPNPALALEGNWDIVAWNDAYSSLFPRVLEVSGPDRNLLRLVFTDPAVRALLPDWDQTSAQFLAEFRAETGSRIEDARKASLVAGLLQSSPEFRAQWEAHGIRGFTPRTRSFNHLDGSTVTYEHHQLTLADAPALKLIVYTPAQDPATDDGGAASR, from the coding sequence ATGACCGAAGCCGAAGCCTGGCGGAAGGAAGTCGGCGGATTCCTGGCCGCGCGGCGTCGTCGTGCGGTGCGCAGCGATTACGGCCTCCCGCAGGCCGGCCGCGGCAAGGACGTCGGGCTGCGGCGCGAGGAGGTCGCGTTCCTCTCGGCCATCTCGGTCACCTGGTACACGTGGCTGGAACAAGGCCGGAAGGTCAACCCGTCGCGGGAGGTGCTCACCTCGCTGGCGACGGTGCTCCGGCTGGATCCCGCCGAGGAACGGTACCTGTTCACCCCGTTCGGGTACGCCGCCCCCGCGCCGAGCCTCGGCACCGCGGAGACCACCGCGCACGTGCAGCGGCTCCTGGACGCGATCGACCCGAACCCTGCCCTGGCGCTGGAGGGCAATTGGGACATCGTGGCCTGGAACGACGCCTACAGTTCGCTCTTCCCGCGCGTCCTGGAGGTCTCCGGGCCGGACCGGAACCTGCTGCGACTGGTCTTCACGGATCCGGCCGTGCGTGCCCTGCTGCCCGACTGGGACCAGACGAGCGCGCAGTTCCTCGCCGAGTTCCGGGCCGAGACGGGCTCACGGATCGAGGACGCCCGGAAGGCCAGTCTGGTGGCGGGACTCCTGCAGTCGAGCCCGGAGTTCCGCGCCCAGTGGGAGGCGCACGGCATCCGTGGGTTCACGCCCCGGACCCGCAGCTTCAACCACCTCGACGGCAGCACGGTCACCTACGAGCACCACCAGCTCACGCTCGCGGACGCCCCGGCGCTGAAGCTGATCGTCTACACGCCGGCACAGGACCCTGCGACGGACGACGGCGGCGCCGCCTCCCGCTGA